One genomic segment of Nitrosopumilus sp. b3 includes these proteins:
- the cbiE gene encoding precorrin-6y C5,15-methyltransferase (decarboxylating) subunit CbiE encodes MGKIFAVGVGPGSPKYVTEIVKEIIQNCDVIIGYKYTLKTIEHLIEGKEVYEITMNDQEKSYQEILPKLEDRTLVIPFTGDVNFSESEVVDRLIEIFGKVEIIPGISSIQVAASRAQVPLDKSKVITMHVTTPIEDKKLELQKALIDGFSVILVPRPWPKQPDKHFMPSEIAIYLRKNNFDTSKIKVHVYEAITTENETSFEGTVKDLEGKEFSDLSVMVFNQTSLDSYMNYRWQWEN; translated from the coding sequence TTGGGAAAAATTTTTGCTGTTGGTGTTGGGCCTGGTTCTCCAAAATATGTAACTGAGATTGTTAAGGAGATAATTCAGAATTGTGATGTAATAATCGGGTACAAATACACGTTAAAAACAATAGAGCATCTAATTGAAGGAAAAGAAGTTTATGAAATTACTATGAATGATCAAGAAAAATCTTATCAAGAAATTCTTCCAAAATTAGAGGATAGAACATTAGTGATTCCATTTACAGGTGATGTGAATTTTTCTGAATCAGAAGTGGTAGACAGATTAATTGAAATTTTTGGCAAAGTAGAAATCATTCCAGGAATTAGTTCAATTCAAGTTGCTGCATCAAGAGCTCAAGTTCCTCTTGACAAATCTAAAGTAATTACGATGCATGTGACTACTCCTATTGAAGATAAAAAATTAGAGTTACAAAAAGCTTTGATTGATGGTTTTAGTGTAATTTTAGTTCCAAGGCCTTGGCCCAAACAACCAGACAAACACTTTATGCCATCAGAAATTGCAATTTATCTTAGAAAAAATAATTTTGATACTAGTAAAATTAAAGTTCATGTTTATGAGGCTATAACAACTGAAAATGAAACAAGTTTTGAAGGAACAGTAAAAGATTTGGAAGGAAAAGAATTTTCAGACTTGTCAGTAATGGTTTTCAATCAAACGAGTTTAGATTCATATATGAATTATCGATGGCAGTGGGAAAATTAA
- a CDS encoding NAD(P)/FAD-dependent oxidoreductase produces the protein MARNRKKIVVLGGGFAGLECTRKLESYFKNDSEIEIVLVSEDNFLLFTPMLPQVASGMIETRHIVMPIRTITKKAVFYEGRVKNIDPYGKIVNLWGSRDKRGISIHYDFLVVALGSETNFFGMIDLEKNAFQMKTLNDAVLVRNRIIDMLEQAENETNPILKKSLLTFVIVGGGFAGIETAGELIDLLLDVRKYYPNIKKEDIRVIVLEALPNILPGFSESLAKFAQEKLIGHGVEIKLQTAVTSFNGDEVMIKRLDVDKDAIDETVVSSIQSKTVVWTAGVTPVNTIKRSLFKTDKGKIIVDDNLEVVDFPGVFAIGDCALFLDPKTQRPFAPTAQIAEAQAKVAAKNLYSLIKNQEKTKFVYESKGQMAIIGKRTGIATFLGMNIHGIVAWLLWRNVYLSKIPTWDKRFRVFLDWAADIFFDRDISRLKFMRREPEKEYKVLDEVDDVW, from the coding sequence ATGGCTCGAAATAGGAAAAAAATTGTTGTTTTAGGAGGAGGTTTTGCAGGTCTAGAATGTACTAGGAAATTAGAGAGTTATTTTAAAAATGATTCAGAAATCGAGATTGTGTTAGTAAGTGAAGATAATTTCTTGCTTTTTACGCCAATGTTACCTCAAGTAGCATCAGGAATGATTGAGACAAGACATATTGTAATGCCAATTAGAACAATTACAAAAAAGGCAGTTTTTTACGAGGGAAGAGTCAAAAACATTGATCCATATGGAAAGATTGTTAATTTATGGGGAAGTAGAGACAAGAGAGGAATTTCAATTCATTATGATTTTCTAGTTGTTGCATTAGGTAGTGAAACTAACTTTTTTGGAATGATTGATCTTGAAAAAAATGCATTCCAAATGAAGACACTCAATGATGCAGTTCTTGTAAGAAATAGAATTATTGATATGCTTGAGCAGGCTGAAAATGAGACTAATCCAATTTTAAAGAAAAGTCTTCTAACTTTTGTTATTGTAGGAGGGGGTTTTGCAGGAATAGAGACAGCAGGAGAATTAATAGATCTTCTTTTAGATGTAAGAAAATATTATCCAAATATCAAAAAAGAAGATATTCGTGTAATTGTTTTAGAAGCATTACCAAATATTTTACCTGGGTTTAGTGAAAGTCTAGCAAAGTTTGCACAAGAGAAATTAATTGGACATGGAGTTGAGATAAAGCTTCAGACAGCTGTTACAAGTTTTAATGGAGATGAAGTTATGATAAAAAGATTAGATGTTGATAAAGATGCAATTGATGAAACAGTAGTAAGTTCCATACAATCTAAAACTGTAGTTTGGACTGCTGGTGTTACACCAGTTAATACAATTAAAAGATCATTATTCAAAACAGATAAGGGGAAAATTATTGTTGATGATAATTTAGAAGTAGTTGATTTTCCAGGGGTTTTTGCAATTGGAGACTGTGCATTATTTCTAGATCCTAAAACTCAAAGACCCTTTGCACCTACTGCTCAAATTGCAGAAGCGCAGGCAAAGGTTGCAGCTAAAAATCTTTATTCATTAATTAAAAATCAAGAAAAAACAAAATTTGTTTATGAATCAAAAGGTCAAATGGCAATAATTGGAAAAAGAACAGGAATTGCTACATTTTTGGGTATGAATATTCACGGTATTGTAGCATGGCTACTTTGGAGAAATGTTTATTTGTCAAAAATACCCACATGGGATAAGCGTTTTAGAGTATTTCTTGATTGGGCAGCAGACATTTTCTTTGATAGAGATATTTCCAGATTAAAATTCATGAGACGTGAGCCTGAAAAAGAATACAAAGTACTTGATGAAGTAGATGATGTTTGGTAA
- the hsp20 gene encoding archaeal heat shock protein Hsp20: protein MTMFFDSEFDRIFKRMSNSFFDIDDIFEEFKGNGSTSGPFYYGYTMTVGPDGKPVVKEYGNVKPGLLPTSDTREPVVDTIVDEKEKVVKLIAEMPGVEKTDVKIVVENKTVDLSAEHGQKKYHVKVPVQQKIDENSAKASYKNGVLEILFKLIEEEKPKGKTVEVE from the coding sequence ATGACAATGTTCTTTGATAGTGAATTTGATAGAATCTTCAAGAGAATGTCAAACTCTTTTTTTGATATAGATGACATTTTTGAGGAATTCAAGGGTAATGGTTCTACCTCTGGTCCATTTTATTATGGATATACAATGACCGTTGGTCCAGATGGAAAACCCGTTGTAAAAGAGTACGGAAATGTCAAACCAGGCCTTCTCCCAACTTCTGATACAAGAGAACCAGTAGTTGACACCATAGTCGATGAAAAGGAAAAAGTAGTAAAACTCATAGCTGAGATGCCAGGAGTAGAAAAGACTGATGTCAAAATTGTAGTTGAAAACAAAACTGTAGATCTTTCTGCAGAACATGGTCAAAAGAAATACCATGTAAAAGTTCCAGTTCAACAAAAAATTGATGAGAACTCTGCAAAGGCTTCTTACAAAAATGGAGTTTTAGAAATTCTCTTCAAGTTAATTGAAGAGGAAAAACCAAAAGGCAAAACGGTGGAGGTTGAATAA
- a CDS encoding stage II sporulation protein M — protein MNKIRIITFFIFLIIFASAYQIGSISTVSDEEAKIFMSEFEELVLDIDAFGIFTHNTTIALPMFIPGFGVAWGLFAAWSTGYAFAAIATTTPILADVPPLAILFLSPFGLMELVAYSLGISRSFILIRAISKKVNLVSFIKPTIIEIGVVIGLLLAGGYLEFYMLELAQQEGFQMPGF, from the coding sequence ATGAATAAAATTCGAATAATTACATTTTTTATATTTCTAATAATTTTTGCTTCTGCTTATCAGATAGGTTCCATTTCAACTGTAAGTGATGAAGAGGCTAAAATATTCATGTCTGAATTTGAGGAATTAGTATTAGATATTGATGCATTTGGAATCTTTACACACAACACTACAATTGCATTACCAATGTTTATTCCTGGTTTTGGAGTAGCGTGGGGACTTTTCGCTGCTTGGTCGACGGGATATGCTTTTGCAGCAATAGCTACTACTACTCCAATTCTAGCAGATGTTCCTCCTCTAGCCATTCTTTTTTTATCACCATTTGGATTGATGGAGCTTGTAGCATACTCCTTAGGAATTTCTAGAAGTTTCATTTTGATTAGAGCAATTTCTAAAAAAGTCAATCTAGTTTCATTTATCAAACCAACAATAATAGAAATTGGAGTTGTAATTGGACTTCTTTTAGCAGGAGGATATCTTGAATTTTATATGTTAGAATTAGCTCAACAAGAAGGTTTCCAGATGCCTGGATTCTAA
- a CDS encoding peptidylprolyl isomerase, with amino-acid sequence MNKIFLIMTLSIILVSFGNLAFAQVVNYNNLTNPVVILETNLGKIAIGFFYDDAPKHVENFIKLSLSGYYDGTLFHRIIPGFMIQGGDPNTVNGDPNTWGMGGPDERVNAEFNTIKHNRGIVSMARSADPNSGGSQFFIVHKDSNFLDEQYTVFGRLVTEESFETLDKIAGVQTDDNDRPIIPEEVKITKVTIVNESDIPNLLLLSEPERTRSIETPSTGNQKYESPEHGIAFSAPAGWLLQQPDKTQPNSPDVVAVGPKIGEINPVISLTVQQTNQRSLDDLISEKMETIKPVVESGELNIISQEKITVHGNQAFAIDAEGTFSSNGQNYNVKFREIMVYGSEKFYSLSYSNGINEFDSQLPRFEETVDSFKIISESNENNNLTTESNENQEEGGGCLIATATYGSELAPQVQQLRELRDNTILSTESGMAFMSTFNQFYYSFSPIIADYERENSIFKEIVKFSITPMLSSLSILNYVEIDSEEEMLGYGIGIIVMNMGMYFIAPVIIVYSLKRKFL; translated from the coding sequence TTGAATAAAATATTTCTGATAATGACTTTGTCTATAATATTAGTCAGTTTCGGAAATTTGGCATTTGCTCAAGTTGTAAATTACAATAATCTAACTAATCCCGTAGTTATTTTAGAAACTAATTTAGGAAAAATCGCTATTGGATTTTTCTATGATGACGCACCAAAACATGTTGAAAATTTTATCAAATTATCTTTAAGCGGATATTATGATGGAACTCTCTTTCATAGAATTATTCCAGGTTTTATGATTCAGGGAGGTGATCCTAATACTGTAAATGGTGATCCTAACACTTGGGGAATGGGAGGTCCTGATGAAAGAGTAAATGCAGAATTTAATACAATAAAACACAACCGTGGAATTGTTTCAATGGCAAGATCTGCTGATCCTAATAGTGGTGGTTCTCAATTTTTTATAGTTCACAAAGATTCTAACTTTCTTGATGAACAATATACAGTATTTGGTAGATTGGTGACTGAAGAAAGTTTTGAAACGCTTGATAAAATAGCTGGAGTTCAAACAGATGATAATGACAGACCAATTATTCCTGAAGAAGTAAAAATTACTAAAGTTACAATTGTAAACGAATCTGACATTCCAAATCTATTACTGTTATCTGAACCAGAACGAACACGATCCATTGAAACCCCATCAACTGGAAATCAAAAATATGAAAGTCCTGAACATGGTATTGCATTTAGTGCACCTGCAGGTTGGTTATTGCAACAGCCTGACAAAACTCAACCAAACTCCCCTGATGTGGTTGCAGTTGGACCTAAAATAGGAGAGATCAACCCAGTTATCTCCTTAACAGTACAACAAACAAATCAAAGAAGTCTTGATGATCTAATCTCTGAAAAAATGGAAACAATAAAACCTGTAGTTGAATCTGGAGAACTGAATATCATTTCTCAAGAAAAAATAACTGTTCATGGAAATCAAGCTTTTGCAATTGATGCAGAAGGAACTTTTTCATCAAATGGTCAAAATTACAATGTTAAATTTAGAGAAATTATGGTTTATGGCTCTGAAAAATTTTACTCTCTTTCTTATAGCAATGGAATAAATGAATTTGATTCCCAACTCCCAAGATTTGAGGAAACTGTTGATTCTTTTAAAATTATATCTGAATCAAATGAAAACAATAATCTCACCACTGAATCAAATGAAAATCAAGAAGAAGGTGGTGGTTGTTTAATTGCAACTGCAACATATGGTTCTGAACTTGCCCCACAAGTTCAGCAACTAAGAGAGCTTAGAGATAATACCATTTTATCCACAGAATCCGGAATGGCATTTATGAGTACATTCAACCAATTTTACTATTCATTTTCTCCAATAATAGCTGATTATGAAAGGGAAAATTCTATTTTCAAAGAAATAGTAAAATTCTCAATTACTCCTATGTTGTCTTCTTTATCAATTCTAAATTATGTAGAAATTGATTCTGAAGAAGAGATGTTAGGATATGGTATTGGAATAATCGTAATGAATATGGGAATGTACTTTATTGCTCCGGTAATTATTGTATATAGCTTGAAAAGAAAATTTCTATAA
- a CDS encoding DNA-directed DNA polymerase II small subunit, with product MKKELSFALNYALNKGFQIHPDAFKILENVDVKKLEKIIKEIVREKTKQKLFQINQDDLETYLGIKEDLTLQSKIKILSEPTSKITSGEGVKGYNALFSSRFNKLKRIISDRPESKMLKSAASVKTAKSEEDVYVCGLLTTRNVERNITKLILEDPSGTFEGIIFDNELQKTANTLLMDQFVMARISVGKNSGYIIKDLILPDIPDQAKNKSESETYAVFLSDLHIGSKYFMEEEFSEFVSWLSSPDPVARKIRFVLIGGDVVDGVGIYPNQDKELVCQTIQEQLKKAEDLIDKIPKNVKIIIMPGNHDPGRRALPQPAIPKKYNSGLWERENVVMVGNPALVSLNGVKIMMFHGQSIDDIVKTTPGLSYDKPTNVMRHLLRARHLSPIYGSQTPIAPEMEDLLVIEDIPDIFHVGHVHRAELDMYKGILLVNSGSWQKQTPFQASVGMTPNPGIAIMVNLKTFQVFHENYSSNSNNILQS from the coding sequence ATGAAAAAGGAATTGTCCTTTGCATTAAACTATGCATTAAACAAAGGATTCCAAATTCATCCAGATGCCTTTAAAATATTAGAAAATGTAGATGTTAAAAAATTAGAGAAAATTATTAAAGAAATTGTAAGAGAGAAAACCAAACAAAAATTATTTCAGATTAATCAAGATGATTTGGAGACATATTTAGGAATCAAAGAGGATCTTACATTACAAAGTAAAATCAAGATACTATCTGAGCCTACTAGTAAAATAACATCAGGTGAAGGGGTAAAAGGTTACAATGCTTTGTTTTCTAGTCGTTTTAACAAGTTAAAAAGAATTATTTCAGATAGACCAGAATCTAAAATGCTCAAATCTGCAGCTTCTGTAAAAACAGCAAAATCTGAAGAGGATGTCTATGTTTGTGGTCTTCTAACCACAAGAAATGTTGAAAGAAATATCACTAAATTGATTTTAGAAGATCCATCAGGGACTTTTGAGGGTATAATTTTTGATAATGAATTACAAAAAACAGCCAATACTCTATTAATGGATCAGTTTGTTATGGCTAGAATTAGTGTTGGAAAGAATTCAGGATATATTATAAAAGATTTGATTTTACCAGATATTCCAGATCAGGCTAAAAATAAATCCGAATCTGAAACATATGCAGTTTTTCTATCGGATCTTCATATTGGAAGTAAGTACTTTATGGAAGAGGAGTTTTCCGAGTTTGTTTCTTGGTTATCAAGCCCTGATCCTGTTGCAAGAAAAATTCGTTTTGTTCTAATTGGTGGAGATGTAGTAGATGGTGTTGGAATTTATCCAAATCAGGACAAAGAATTAGTCTGTCAAACAATTCAAGAGCAATTAAAAAAAGCAGAAGATTTGATTGATAAAATTCCAAAAAATGTGAAAATTATCATAATGCCTGGCAATCACGACCCTGGAAGAAGAGCACTTCCTCAACCTGCTATTCCAAAAAAATACAATTCAGGTTTATGGGAAAGGGAAAATGTGGTAATGGTTGGAAATCCAGCTTTAGTATCATTGAATGGAGTTAAAATTATGATGTTTCATGGCCAAAGTATTGATGATATTGTCAAGACTACACCAGGTCTAAGTTATGACAAACCAACCAATGTTATGCGACATCTTCTTCGGGCAAGACATCTTAGTCCTATTTATGGTAGTCAAACACCAATAGCACCTGAAATGGAAGATCTTTTAGTTATAGAGGACATTCCGGATATTTTTCATGTAGGTCATGTTCATAGGGCAGAATTAGATATGTACAAAGGAATTTTGTTAGTAAATTCTGGCTCTTGGCAAAAACAGACACCATTTCAAGCTAGTGTAGGTATGACTCCAAATCCAGGAATTGCTATAATGGTGAATCTAAAAACTTTTCAAGTCTTCCATGAAAACTATAGTTCAAATTCAAACAATATCTTGCAAAGTTAA
- a CDS encoding ACT domain-containing protein, producing the protein MSIPEVVREIITRNRSIYDCMKMDLINYTALAVKIQPEIEKILGNPVNLNTVVVAIKRYADSFDIKEEIREESVLKNARLALTDGIMDIKFSVKESDEMDPMAILDKFSKVTNNYEFFRLSDSFRFLTEDLEDIRQIFNNVPSREDMFSTGLAKIRISIPITQNQSDVVSYVAEVLHANGIELVNAFFSQDSIIIILNEKDASRAYDILHSDIMRA; encoded by the coding sequence ATGTCAATTCCTGAAGTTGTAAGAGAGATCATTACTAGAAATCGTTCAATTTATGATTGCATGAAAATGGATTTGATTAACTATACAGCATTGGCTGTAAAAATTCAACCAGAAATTGAAAAAATTCTTGGAAATCCAGTTAATCTCAATACAGTAGTTGTTGCAATAAAACGATATGCAGATTCATTTGACATTAAAGAAGAGATCAGAGAGGAATCAGTTTTGAAAAATGCTAGATTGGCGCTAACTGATGGGATAATGGACATTAAATTTTCAGTGAAGGAATCAGATGAGATGGATCCTATGGCTATACTAGATAAATTCTCAAAGGTTACAAACAATTATGAGTTTTTTAGATTATCTGATTCTTTTAGATTTCTAACTGAAGATTTAGAGGATATAAGGCAAATTTTCAATAATGTACCAAGCAGGGAGGATATGTTTAGTACCGGTCTTGCAAAGATTAGAATTTCAATACCTATTACACAAAACCAGTCAGACGTAGTCTCTTATGTTGCCGAAGTATTACATGCAAATGGTATAGAGCTTGTAAATGCATTTTTCAGTCAAGATAGTATCATAATTATCCTAAATGAAAAGGATGCCTCAAGGGCTTATGATATCTTACATTCAGATATTATGAGAGCCTGA
- a CDS encoding CDC48 family AAA ATPase, with product MSEIILKIDEIPQQHVGKGRAIVDPKIIEDQKWNTGQILELAYNKKTHVKLWPGAPEEYGTGIIKIDGMTRQNIGAAIGDKISLKSVEAENAEQIVLSPTEKISADGLQEYMIYNYLNHVFTTGDSVSLNTQMGGRVQFVVTSTKPSKPVIVTENTIFKLGSMTKAVDTSVPRITYDELGGLKHEVLKIREMVELPMRHPELFEKIGVEAPKGVLLYGPPGTGKTLLAKAVAGETNAHFISLSGPEIMGKYYGESEEKIREIFSQAEENSPSIIFIDEIDSIAPKRDEVSGEVEKRIVSQLLTLMDGMKSRGKVVVIAATNRPDSIDPALRRPGRFDREIEIGIPDTEGRFDILSIHTRGMPIDEKVDLKQISKITHGFVGADLEVLSKEAAMRSLRRILPEIDLDEEKISSEILQKIQITSEDFRDALKEVRPSALREVQVQIPDVSWDDVGGLDKLKEELLEAVEWPMKYKDAYDYVDIESPKGILLHGPPGTGKTLIAKALAKMTESNFISIKGPELLSKWVGESEKGVREIFRKARQAAPCIIFLDEVDALVPRRGSGDSGSHVTENVVSQILTEIDGLEELHNVLIIGATNRLDIVDEALLRPGRFDRIIEVPNPDTKGRQHIFEIHTKKKPLASDVNITKLVELTDGFSGAEIAAVANIAAITALKRYVSGKSQNVKEIKITQKDLIDSIDKVKPQKKEAPIPNP from the coding sequence ATGAGTGAAATTATTTTAAAAATAGATGAAATTCCACAACAACATGTTGGAAAAGGTAGAGCAATTGTTGATCCTAAAATTATCGAGGATCAAAAATGGAATACTGGACAAATATTAGAATTAGCGTATAACAAAAAAACACATGTAAAACTATGGCCAGGTGCACCTGAAGAATATGGTACAGGAATAATCAAAATAGATGGAATGACAAGACAAAATATTGGTGCAGCAATTGGCGATAAAATTTCATTAAAATCAGTCGAAGCTGAAAATGCAGAACAGATCGTTTTATCTCCAACTGAAAAAATCTCAGCTGATGGATTACAAGAATACATGATTTACAATTATCTAAATCATGTATTTACAACAGGAGATTCTGTATCTTTGAATACCCAAATGGGAGGACGAGTTCAGTTTGTTGTAACTAGTACCAAACCATCAAAACCAGTAATTGTTACTGAAAACACCATATTCAAACTAGGTTCAATGACTAAAGCAGTTGATACATCCGTTCCAAGAATTACATATGATGAACTTGGAGGCCTAAAACATGAGGTACTAAAAATTCGTGAGATGGTAGAATTACCAATGAGGCATCCAGAATTATTTGAAAAAATAGGTGTTGAGGCACCAAAAGGTGTTTTATTATATGGCCCACCTGGAACGGGTAAAACTCTACTTGCAAAAGCAGTAGCTGGAGAAACTAATGCCCATTTCATTTCACTTAGTGGTCCAGAAATTATGGGAAAATATTATGGAGAAAGTGAGGAGAAAATTAGAGAAATATTCTCACAGGCAGAAGAAAACTCACCAAGTATTATTTTCATAGATGAAATTGATTCTATTGCTCCAAAGAGAGATGAGGTATCTGGAGAAGTTGAGAAGAGAATAGTATCACAACTATTGACACTAATGGATGGAATGAAGTCTAGAGGAAAAGTTGTAGTTATTGCAGCAACAAATAGACCAGACTCAATTGATCCCGCACTTAGAAGACCCGGTAGATTTGATAGAGAAATAGAAATTGGAATTCCTGATACTGAGGGGAGATTTGATATTCTCTCAATTCACACACGTGGAATGCCAATTGATGAAAAAGTAGATCTTAAACAAATCTCAAAAATAACACATGGATTTGTAGGAGCTGATTTGGAAGTTTTATCCAAAGAGGCTGCAATGAGATCTCTTCGTAGAATTCTACCTGAGATTGATCTTGATGAAGAAAAAATCTCATCAGAGATTCTGCAAAAGATCCAAATCACAAGTGAAGACTTTAGAGATGCACTAAAAGAAGTAAGACCAAGTGCACTAAGAGAAGTCCAAGTCCAAATACCAGATGTTAGTTGGGATGATGTTGGAGGTTTAGATAAACTAAAAGAAGAACTCTTAGAGGCAGTTGAATGGCCTATGAAATACAAAGATGCATACGATTATGTTGACATAGAATCTCCAAAAGGAATTCTACTTCATGGTCCACCTGGAACTGGAAAAACATTGATTGCAAAAGCACTTGCAAAAATGACAGAGTCCAACTTTATCAGCATCAAAGGCCCTGAATTACTTTCAAAATGGGTAGGTGAATCTGAAAAAGGAGTAAGAGAAATTTTCAGAAAAGCACGACAAGCAGCACCATGTATTATTTTCTTAGATGAAGTAGATGCACTTGTACCTCGAAGAGGTAGTGGAGATTCAGGTTCTCATGTCACAGAAAATGTAGTCTCACAAATATTAACTGAAATTGATGGACTCGAAGAACTACACAATGTGTTAATCATTGGTGCTACAAATCGATTAGATATTGTTGATGAAGCACTTCTAAGACCAGGTAGATTTGATAGAATCATTGAAGTTCCAAATCCTGATACAAAGGGAAGACAACATATCTTTGAGATTCATACAAAAAAGAAACCACTTGCCAGTGATGTCAACATTACAAAACTAGTTGAACTAACTGATGGCTTTAGCGGTGCAGAAATTGCAGCCGTTGCAAACATAGCAGCAATAACTGCTTTGAAGAGGTATGTTAGTGGAAAATCTCAAAATGTTAAAGAAATCAAGATCACCCAAAAAGATTTGATTGATTCAATAGATAAGGTAAAGCCTCAAAAAAAGGAGGCTCCTATCCCCAATCCATAA
- a CDS encoding plastocyanin/azurin family copper-binding protein — MKALVFLIALIAFSSGYFINESFAEISENQAFLLEGSGFAVTEESIRTSEIDLGLSSQKQSGSTINFIIEDGFVTLDNEEFTISKLNGKFLREGQYVRINGNIESSNGFDTSISFFGRLVEESKDASVYGFTGRITTIDDSYKILYTTKLSKLSKISPVSTDTKQSENLTIHILKGSSGLKTTDDITPGVNSAINLRFFSNDRISVTPGATITIVNDDVVSHSILSGKENYGDRYNPFEPDGRISTGIIEPGESINITFENAGFYRLYDPNYTWMKIVAYVFPTSDNLVLGKGQNLGN; from the coding sequence ATGAAAGCACTTGTATTTCTAATAGCATTAATTGCATTTTCATCAGGATATTTCATAAATGAATCATTTGCTGAAATTTCTGAAAATCAAGCATTCCTTTTAGAAGGATCTGGATTTGCTGTTACTGAAGAATCAATTAGAACATCTGAAATTGATTTGGGACTATCTTCTCAAAAACAAAGTGGAAGTACAATTAATTTTATTATTGAAGATGGATTTGTAACATTAGATAACGAAGAATTTACAATCTCTAAACTAAATGGAAAATTCTTACGTGAAGGTCAATATGTTAGAATTAATGGAAATATAGAAAGTTCAAATGGATTTGATACTTCAATTAGCTTCTTTGGAAGATTAGTTGAAGAAAGCAAAGATGCATCAGTTTATGGATTTACTGGAAGAATTACAACTATAGATGATAGTTACAAAATTCTTTACACTACTAAATTATCTAAACTCTCTAAAATTTCCCCAGTTTCTACAGATACAAAACAATCCGAAAATCTAACTATTCATATTCTTAAAGGCTCATCAGGATTAAAAACAACTGATGATATTACTCCAGGAGTTAACTCTGCAATTAATTTAAGATTCTTTTCTAATGATAGAATTTCAGTGACACCAGGTGCAACTATAACTATTGTAAATGATGATGTAGTATCTCATAGTATTCTTAGTGGAAAAGAAAACTATGGTGACCGATACAATCCTTTTGAACCTGATGGAAGAATTTCTACTGGTATAATAGAGCCAGGTGAATCAATAAACATTACATTTGAGAATGCAGGATTTTACAGATTGTATGATCCTAATTACACTTGGATGAAGATTGTAGCATATGTCTTTCCAACATCAGATAATTTAGTTTTAGGTAAAGGTCAAAACTTGGGAAATTAA
- a CDS encoding transcription initiation factor TFIIIB gives MLENYSNDYDVKCELDTCKTYPAITDSERGEIVCGGCGLILVQNMSDASYESNGYTQEDFMKLARTGPATSLTMNDKGLSTVIGTNKDSTGKTLSNKTKYEFNRLRTWDQRSKSRKTAALSKAFTLLHGMKTKLGIPDNVVENAAYIYRKAVNAKLTRGRTMVSLVSASLYAACRENNIPRTLDDVAEAGNVERRILSRDLRTIIKKLELNLNQYDTSSFISKISNNMNLKEKTKRDAFDILKRCEKEDITAGKHPVAQAAASLYLACIMNGEKISQKKFSVESGVSDVTIRNRAVLIKKTLKLNE, from the coding sequence GTGTTAGAAAATTATTCAAATGATTATGATGTCAAGTGTGAACTAGATACTTGCAAAACCTATCCTGCAATAACAGATTCTGAAAGAGGAGAAATTGTTTGTGGGGGTTGCGGTCTTATTCTAGTGCAAAACATGTCTGACGCATCATATGAAAGCAACGGTTACACTCAGGAAGACTTTATGAAGTTAGCAAGAACAGGTCCTGCAACATCATTAACAATGAATGATAAAGGATTATCAACTGTAATTGGTACCAATAAAGATTCTACTGGAAAAACATTATCCAACAAAACAAAATACGAATTCAACAGACTACGAACATGGGATCAAAGAAGTAAATCAAGAAAGACTGCTGCATTAAGCAAGGCTTTTACATTACTTCATGGAATGAAGACAAAGTTAGGAATACCAGATAATGTTGTTGAAAATGCTGCCTACATCTACAGAAAAGCAGTAAATGCAAAATTAACTAGAGGAAGAACAATGGTTTCATTGGTTTCAGCCTCGTTGTATGCAGCATGTAGAGAAAATAACATCCCCAGAACATTAGATGATGTTGCTGAGGCTGGAAATGTTGAAAGGAGAATACTTTCCCGAGATTTGAGAACCATAATCAAAAAGCTTGAATTGAATCTTAATCAATATGACACTTCATCGTTTATCTCAAAAATTTCAAACAATATGAATTTGAAAGAGAAAACCAAACGAGATGCATTTGATATACTAAAACGATGTGAGAAAGAAGACATAACTGCTGGAAAACACCCCGTAGCACAAGCTGCTGCTTCATTATACTTAGCATGTATAATGAATGGTGAAAAAATTAGTCAAAAGAAATTTTCAGTAGAATCTGGAGTAAGCGATGTTACAATAAGAAACAGAGCCGTCTTGATTAAGAAAACATTAAAGCTTAATGAGTAG